The Triticum aestivum cultivar Chinese Spring chromosome 3A, IWGSC CS RefSeq v2.1, whole genome shotgun sequence genome includes a region encoding these proteins:
- the LOC123062483 gene encoding uncharacterized protein: protein MDADEAAGSSRRMDLNLYLGLPRAPRSRRSDLGSDLALSTPMPSSPSSSAASVDAPPPPEPPHAPYSPSRADLSPPPPEVYSSYHPEDAHLPYAPPLPPVIHELPDDIGFGFHPPPSLVRASEFLWEDRPSSSTASSSFLPDAATRYRQLLEQTGSRWLRSRPTGRFRSDLPPLSSEAQPLGHHDAAVPVPHHEPTIDVVGDDKVTGNGVEVGASEESEERGKSVATFECNICFEMAGEPVVTSCGHLFCWPCLYQWLNVYSNHKECPVCKGEVTEANITPIYGRGNSCSDAEKAVDEGKQPGLTIPPRPHGNRLESFRQQFQHLRPMSRRLGDAHGILSSWRRLLDQQIMSSVSRFEGPSEPAVHETGDIAPHTGRLSRLTTRMRARRLLSEVDNSPDGAFVAPDSGLPGNSAPDAPRDGSSPVLPEGFDLLQRLTLIGIANTERLATAMSDLRRIATPGQHGASASYLRRLATPGQYGGSASLSNPLNPEATVDGTHVGAAPSTDQASNSSTIAVIQGDAGVSETAGEPSNAGSSRTLRRRGRSSALASLDVDGAPPQRNKRRRM, encoded by the coding sequence ATGGACGCCGATGAGGCTGCGGGAAGTAGCAGGAGGATGGATCTGAACCTGTACCTCGGCCTCCCCCGCGCCCCGCGGTCCCGCCGCTCCGACCTCGGCTCCGACCTCGCGCTCAGCACCCcgatgccctcctcgccctcctcctccgccgcctccgtcGACGCCCCTCCGCCTCCGGAGCCCCCGCATGCCCCCTACTCCCCGTCTCGCGCCGACCTGTCTCCCCCGCCACCGGAGGTGTACTCCTCGTACCACCCCGAGGACGCGCACCTGCCGTACGCGCCGCCTCTGCCGCCGGTCATCCATGAGCTCCCGGACGACATCGGCTTCGGCTTCCACCCCCCGCCATCGCTGGTGCGAGCCAGCGAGTTCCTCTGGGAGGACCGCCCGTCTTCatcgacggcctcctcctcctttctcccCGACGCTGCAACAAGGTACAGGCAGCTGCTTGAGCAGACAGGAAGCCGGTGGCTCCGCTCTAGGCCCACCGGGCGGTTTAGATCGGACCTTCCACCGCTCAGCTCCGAGGCTCAACCCTTGGGGCATCATGATGCAGCAGTGCCGGTGCCACATCATGAGCCGACAATTGATGTCGTTGGAGATGATAAGGTAACCGGCAATGGAGTGGAAGTAGGTGCCTCGGAGGAGTCGGAGGAGCGGGGCAAGAGTGTCGCCACATTTGAGTGCAACATATGCTTTGAGATGGCCGGAGAGCCGGTGGTCACTTCTTGTGGCCATCTCTTCTGCTGGCCCTGCTTATACCAATGGCTTAATGTTTACTCCAACCACAAGGAATGCCCAGTCTGCAAGGGCGAGGTGACGGAGGCGAATATCACTCCTATCTATGGTAGAGGGAATTCTTGTTCAGATGCAGAGAAGGCTGTGGATGAAGGCAAGCAGCCAGGTCTTACAATCCCACCAAGGCCACATGGGAATCGTCTTGAAAGTTTCCGGCAGCAGTTCCAGCACTTACGTCCAATGTCAAGAAGGCTTGGTGACGCACATGGGATACTGTCATCGTGGAGGCGCCTTCTTGATCAACAAATCATGAGTAGTGTGAGTAGATTCGAAGGCCCGTCTGAACCAGCTGTGCATGAAACAGGTGACATTGCTCCACACACTGGCCGCCTAAGTAGATTGACCACAAGGATGAGAGCAAGACGGTTGTTGAGCGAGGTAGATAACTCTCCTGATGGTGCTTTTGTTGCCCCTGATAGTGGTCTGCCTGGAAATAGTGCGCCAGATGCACCTAGAGATGGTTCAAGCCCGGTTTTACCAGAAGGATTTGATTTGTTGCAACGGCTTACTCTTATTGGCATTGCAAATACAGAAAGATTGGCAACTGCCATGAGTGACCTTAGAAGGATAGCTACACCTGGCCAACACGGAGCATCTGCTTCATACCTTAGAAGGTTAGCTACACCTGGCCAATACGGAGGATCTGCTTCATTGTCGAACCCTTTGAATCCCGAGGCAACCGTCGACGGAACCCATGTTGGTGCAGCGCCTTCTACAGACCAAGCATCAAACTCGAGCACCATTGCAGTGATACAGGGGGATGCAGGTGTTTCTGAGACGGCGGGAGAGCCTAGTAACGCAGGTTCTTCGAGAACcctgaggaggagggggaggagcagtgCGTTGGCTTCTTTAGATGTGGATGGTGCTCCCCCACAGCGCAACAAGAGGCGGAGGATGTAG